The following proteins are encoded in a genomic region of Hippopotamus amphibius kiboko isolate mHipAmp2 chromosome 8, mHipAmp2.hap2, whole genome shotgun sequence:
- the MED15 gene encoding mediator of RNA polymerase II transcription subunit 15 isoform X7, giving the protein MDVSGQETDWRSAAFRQKLVSQIEDAMRKAGVAHSKSSKDMESHVFLKAKTRDEYLSLVARLIIHFRDIHNKKSQASVSAQLQLQQVALQQQQFQAQQQAALQQQQQQFQAQQSAMQQQFQAAVQQQQQLQQQQQQQHLIKLHHQNQQQMQQQQQQQLQRMAQLQLQQQQQQQQQQALQAQPPMPQPQPPPAQALPPQLQQLHHPPHHQPPPQPPPPVAQNPPPQLPPQTQTQPLGSQAPALPAQMLYPQPQLKLVRAPMVVQQPQVQPQVPPQTAVPTAQASQVVGPGVQVSQSGLPMLSSPSPGQQVQTPQSMPPPPQPSPQPGPPSSQPNSNVSSGPAPSPGGFLPSPSPQPSQSPVTARTPQNFSVPSPGPLNTPVNPSSVMSPAGSSQAEEQQYLEKLKQLSKYIEPLRRMINKIDKNEDRKKDLSKMKSLLDILTDPSKRCPLKTLQKCEIALEKLKNDMAVPTPPPPPVPPTKQQYLCQPLLDAVLANIRSPVFNHSLYRTFVPAVTAIHGPPVTAPAVCARKRRFEEDDRQTIPNVLQGEVARLDPKFLVNLDPSHCSNNGTVHLICKLDDKDLPSVPPLELSVPADYPAQSPLWIDRQWQYDANPFLQSVRRCMTSRLLQLPDKHSVTALLNTWAQSIHQACLSAA; this is encoded by the exons GACGAGTACCTTTCTCTCGTGGCCAGGCTCATCATCCATTTTCGAGACATCC ataACAAGAAATCTCAAGCTTCTGTGAGTG CCCAGCTGCAGCTCCAGCAGGTGGcgctgcagcagcagcagttcCAGGCGCAGCAGCAGGCGgcgctgcagcagcagcagcagcagttccAGGCGCAGCAGAGCGCCATGCAGCAGCAGTTCCAGGCCGCcgtgcagcagcagcagcagctccagcagcagcagcagcagcagcacctgatCAAGCTGCACCACCAGAACCAGCAGCAG atgcagcagcagcagcagcagcagctccagcgGATGGCGCAGCTGcagctccagcagcagcagcaacagcagcagcagcaggctcTGCAGGCCCAGCCCCCGATGCCGCAGCCGCAGCCCCCGCCCGCACAGGCCCTGCCCccgcagctgcagcagctgcacCACCCGCCACACCACCAGCCCCCGCCGCAGCCCCCGCCGCCCGTGGCCCAGAACCCACCGCCGCAGCTCCCGCCGCAGACGCAGACGCAGCCGTTGGGGTCGCAGGCCCCGGCCCTGCCCGCGCAGATGCTGTACCCGCAGCCGCAGCTGAAGCTC GTCCGGGCCCCGATGGTGGTGCAGCAGCCACAGGTGCAGCCCCAGGTGCCGCCGCAGACAGCAGTGCCGACGGCGCAGGCCTCCCAGGTCGTGGGTCCCGGAGTCCAG GTCAGCCAGAGCGGCCTCCCCATGCTGTCGTCGCCGTCGCCGGGCCAGCAAGTGCAGACCCCGCAGTCgatgcccccgcccccccagccgtCCCCGCAGCCCGGCCCGCCCAGCTCGCAGCCCAACTCCAACGTCAG CTCCGGCCCCGCGCCGTCGCCTGGCGGCTTCCTGCCCAGCCCCTCGCCGCAGCCCTCTCAGAGCCCGGTGACAGCGCGCACCCCGCAGAACTTCAGCGTCCCCTCCCCAGGACCCCTGAACACCCCCG TGAACCCCAGCTCCGTGATGAGCCCCGCGGGCTCCAGCCAGGCCGAGGAGCAGCAGTACCTGGAGAAGCTGAAGCAGCTCTCCAAGTACATCGAGCCCCTGCGCCGCATGATAAACAAGATCGACAAGAACGAAG ACAGAAAAAAGGACCTGAGTAAGATGAAGAGCCTTCTGGACATTCTGACAGACCCTTCCAAGCG GTGCCCCCTGAAGACGCTGCAGAAGTGTGAGATCGCCCTGGAGAAACTCAAGAACGACATGGCGGTG CCcacgcccccgccgcccccggtgCCGCCCACCAAGCAGCAGTACCTGTGCCAGCCGCTCCTGGATGCCGTGCTGGCCAACATCCGCTCCCCCGTCTTCAACCACTCCCTGTACCGCACGTTCGTGCCGGCCGTGACGGCCATCCACGGCCCCCCCGTCAC GGCCCCGGCGGTGTGCGCCCGGAAGCGTAGGTTTGAAGAGGACGACCGGCAGACCATCCCCAACGTGCTGCAGGGGGAGGTGGCCCGGTTGGATCCTAAGTTCCTGGTGAACTTGGACCCTTCTCACTGCAGCAACAACGGCACCGTCCACCTGATATGCAAGCTAG ATGACAAGGACCTCCCGAGCGTGCCACCGCTGGAGCTCAGCGTGCCTGCGGACTACCCCGCCCAGAGCCCGCTGTGGATCGACCGGCAGTGGCAGTACG ACGCTAACCCCTTCCTGCAGTCGGTGCGCCGGTGCATGACCTCCCGGCTGCTGCAGCTGCCCGACAAGCACTCGGTCACGGCCCTGCTCAACACCTGGGCCCAGAGCATCCACCAGGCCTGCCTCTCGGCTGCCTAG
- the MED15 gene encoding mediator of RNA polymerase II transcription subunit 15 isoform X6, with protein MNALQSLTGGPAAGAAGIGLPARGPGQPLSGMGGLGAMGQPMPLSGQPPPGPSGMAPHGMTVVSTATPQTQLQLQQVALQQQQFQAQQQAALQQQQQQFQAQQSAMQQQFQAAVQQQQQLQQQQQQQHLIKLHHQNQQQMQQQQQQQLQRMAQLQLQQQQQQQQQQALQAQPPMPQPQPPPAQALPPQLQQLHHPPHHQPPPQPPPPVAQNPPPQLPPQTQTQPLGSQAPALPAQMLYPQPQLKLVRAPMVVQQPQVQPQVPPQTAVPTAQASQVVGPGVQVSQSGLPMLSSPSPGQQVQTPQSMPPPPQPSPQPGPPSSQPNSNVSSGPAPSPGGFLPSPSPQPSQSPVTARTPQNFSVPSPGPLNTPVNPSSVMSPAGSSQAEEQQYLEKLKQLSKYIEPLRRMINKIDKNEDRKKDLSKMKSLLDILTDPSKRCPLKTLQKCEIALEKLKNDMAVPTPPPPPVPPTKQQYLCQPLLDAVLANIRSPVFNHSLYRTFVPAVTAIHGPPVTCVPPRAQRAAGPGPGPGRGGQHAASSRAPAVCARKRRFEEDDRQTIPNVLQGEVARLDPKFLVNLDPSHCSNNGTVHLICKLDDKDLPSVPPLELSVPADYPAQSPLWIDRQWQYDANPFLQSVRRCMTSRLLQLPDKHSVTALLNTWAQSIHQACLSAA; from the exons ATGAACGCGCTGCAGAGCCTGActggcgggcccgccgcgggagCAGCCGGCATCGGCCTGCCTGCTCGGGGCCCGGGCCAGCCCCTGAGCGGGATGGGCGGCCTGGGGGCCATGGGGCAGCCGATGCCGCTCTCGGGGCAGCCGCCCCCCGGCCCCTCGGGGATGGCCCCCCACGGCATGACTGTCGTGTCCACGGCCACTCCACAGA CCCAGCTGCAGCTCCAGCAGGTGGcgctgcagcagcagcagttcCAGGCGCAGCAGCAGGCGgcgctgcagcagcagcagcagcagttccAGGCGCAGCAGAGCGCCATGCAGCAGCAGTTCCAGGCCGCcgtgcagcagcagcagcagctccagcagcagcagcagcagcagcacctgatCAAGCTGCACCACCAGAACCAGCAGCAG atgcagcagcagcagcagcagcagctccagcgGATGGCGCAGCTGcagctccagcagcagcagcaacagcagcagcagcaggctcTGCAGGCCCAGCCCCCGATGCCGCAGCCGCAGCCCCCGCCCGCACAGGCCCTGCCCccgcagctgcagcagctgcacCACCCGCCACACCACCAGCCCCCGCCGCAGCCCCCGCCGCCCGTGGCCCAGAACCCACCGCCGCAGCTCCCGCCGCAGACGCAGACGCAGCCGTTGGGGTCGCAGGCCCCGGCCCTGCCCGCGCAGATGCTGTACCCGCAGCCGCAGCTGAAGCTC GTCCGGGCCCCGATGGTGGTGCAGCAGCCACAGGTGCAGCCCCAGGTGCCGCCGCAGACAGCAGTGCCGACGGCGCAGGCCTCCCAGGTCGTGGGTCCCGGAGTCCAG GTCAGCCAGAGCGGCCTCCCCATGCTGTCGTCGCCGTCGCCGGGCCAGCAAGTGCAGACCCCGCAGTCgatgcccccgcccccccagccgtCCCCGCAGCCCGGCCCGCCCAGCTCGCAGCCCAACTCCAACGTCAG CTCCGGCCCCGCGCCGTCGCCTGGCGGCTTCCTGCCCAGCCCCTCGCCGCAGCCCTCTCAGAGCCCGGTGACAGCGCGCACCCCGCAGAACTTCAGCGTCCCCTCCCCAGGACCCCTGAACACCCCCG TGAACCCCAGCTCCGTGATGAGCCCCGCGGGCTCCAGCCAGGCCGAGGAGCAGCAGTACCTGGAGAAGCTGAAGCAGCTCTCCAAGTACATCGAGCCCCTGCGCCGCATGATAAACAAGATCGACAAGAACGAAG ACAGAAAAAAGGACCTGAGTAAGATGAAGAGCCTTCTGGACATTCTGACAGACCCTTCCAAGCG GTGCCCCCTGAAGACGCTGCAGAAGTGTGAGATCGCCCTGGAGAAACTCAAGAACGACATGGCGGTG CCcacgcccccgccgcccccggtgCCGCCCACCAAGCAGCAGTACCTGTGCCAGCCGCTCCTGGATGCCGTGCTGGCCAACATCCGCTCCCCCGTCTTCAACCACTCCCTGTACCGCACGTTCGTGCCGGCCGTGACGGCCATCCACGGCCCCCCCGTCACGTGCGTACCGCCCAGGGCTCAGCGGGCGGCGGGGCCCGGGCCGGGGCCTGGCCGGGGTGGTCAGCACGCGGCCTCTTCCAGGGCCCCGGCGGTGTGCGCCCGGAAGCGTAGGTTTGAAGAGGACGACCGGCAGACCATCCCCAACGTGCTGCAGGGGGAGGTGGCCCGGTTGGATCCTAAGTTCCTGGTGAACTTGGACCCTTCTCACTGCAGCAACAACGGCACCGTCCACCTGATATGCAAGCTAG ATGACAAGGACCTCCCGAGCGTGCCACCGCTGGAGCTCAGCGTGCCTGCGGACTACCCCGCCCAGAGCCCGCTGTGGATCGACCGGCAGTGGCAGTACG ACGCTAACCCCTTCCTGCAGTCGGTGCGCCGGTGCATGACCTCCCGGCTGCTGCAGCTGCCCGACAAGCACTCGGTCACGGCCCTGCTCAACACCTGGGCCCAGAGCATCCACCAGGCCTGCCTCTCGGCTGCCTAG